In Zalophus californianus isolate mZalCal1 chromosome 17, mZalCal1.pri.v2, whole genome shotgun sequence, one DNA window encodes the following:
- the MON1B gene encoding vacuolar fusion protein MON1 homolog B, with translation MEAGGDTTAPGPGDAEDLGDTRFPSEEAGEDGGVHEDPPDPGDGDLEKTESETKDQPPGLLSPLPQSEALSCTCGLWDPVTSEDSPMGGPESGSGGQGGDPSDDDWRSKRKHVFVLSEAGKPIYSRYGSVEALSTTMGVMTALVSFVQSAGDAIRAIYAEDHKLVFLQQGPLLLVAVSRTPQSAAQLRGELLAVHAQIVSTLTRASVARIFARKQNYDLRRLLAGSERTLDRLLDSVERDPGALLLGAVRCVPLARPLREALGALLRRCTAPGLALSLLAIGGRLVTAAQERTVLAECRLDPADLQLLLDWVGAPAFAAGEAWAPVCLPRFNPDGFFYAYVARLDAMPVCLLLLGTDPEAFHDMATCRRLLEEGMHSLGAMRALGEAASFSSAPATSAPAYSVQAVGAPGLRHFLYKPLDIPDHHRQLPQFTSPELEAPYSREQERQRLSDLYHRLHARLHSPSRPLRLIYHVAERETLLAWVTSKFELYTCLSPLVTKAGAILVVTKLLRWVKKEEDRLFIRYPPKYSTPPAAPAASTDQPSHNGLFPGP, from the exons ATGGAGGCTGGAGGAGACACTacagccccaggccctggggacgCTGAGGACTTGGGGGACACTCGGTTCCCCAGTGAGGAGGCTGGAGAGGATGGAGGGGTTCACGAGGACCCGCCGGATCCTGGAGACGGGGACCTGGAGAAAACAG AATCCGAGACGAAGGATCAGCCACCCGGCCTGCTGTCACCACTGCCCCAGTCAGAGGCCCTGTCATGCACCTGTGGGCTTTGGGATCCTGTGACCTCCGAGGACAGTCCCATGGGTGGCCCCGAGAGTGGCTctgggggccagggtggggatCCCAGTGATGACGACTGGCGCAGCAAGCGAAAGCACGTGTTTGTGCTGAGCGAGGCAGGCAAGCCCATCTACTCCAGGTATGGCAGCGTGGAGGCACTGTCGACGACCATGGGCGTGATGACAGCCCTCGTGTCCTTCGTACAGAGTGCAGGGGATGCCATCCGCGCCATCTACGCTG aggaCCACAAGCTGGTGTTCCTACAGCAGGGCCCACTGCTGCTGGTGGCCGTGTCAAGGACTCCTCAGTCAGCAGCCCAGCTACGGGGGGAGCTGCTAGCCGTGCATGCGCAGATCGTGAGCACGCTCACGCGTGCAAGTGTGGCCCGCATCTTCGCGCGCAAGCAGAACTACGACCTCCGCCGCCTGCTGGCGGGTTCGGAGCGCACCCTAGACCGGCTCCTGGACAGCGTGGAGCGGGACCCCGGGGCCCTGCTGCTGGGCGCCGTGCGCTGCGTGCCTCTGGCTCGCCCACTGCGGGAAGCACTGGGTGCGCTGCTCCGGCGGTGCACGGCGCCTGGCCTGGCCCTCTCGCTGCTGGCGATCGGAGGCCGGCTGGTGACGGCGGCTCAGGAGCGGACTGTGTTAGCCGAGTGCCGGCTGGACCCAGCCGACCTGCAGTTGCTGCTCGACTGGGTGGGGGCGCCGGCCTTTGCGGCGGGGGAGGCGTGGGCACCTGTGTGCCTGCCCCGATTCAACCCCGATGGTTTCTTCTACGCTTACGTGGCGCGCCTGGACGCCATGCCGGTCTGCCTGCTGCTGCTTGGCACCGACCCCGAGGCCTTCCATGACATGGCCACCTGCAGGCGCCTGCTGGAGGAGGGCATGCACAGCCTTGGTGCCATGCGGGCCCTGGGGGAGGCTGCCAGCTTCTCGAGCGCCCCAGCAACCAGTGCTCCCGCCTACAGCGTGCAGGCTGTGGGGGCGCCCGGCCTCCGACACTTCCTCTATAAGCCGCTCGATATCCCCGACCATCACCGGCAGCTGCCTCAGTTTACCAG CCCTGAGCTGGAGGCACCGTACAGCAGAGAGCAGGAGCGGCAGCGCCTGTCCGACCTCTACCACCGACTGCATGCGCGCCTCCACAGCCCCTCCAGGCCCCTGCGCCTCATTTACCACGTGGCTGAGCGGGAGACGCTGCTGGCCTGG GTGACTTCCAAATTTGAACTCTATACCTGTCTCAGCCCCCTGGTGACAAAGGCAGGTGCCATCTTGGTAGTGACCAAACTCCTGCGCTGGGTGAAGAAAGAGGAGGATCGACTCTTCATTCGTTACCCACCCAAGTACTCCACACCCCCAGCAGCCCCAGCTGCCTCTACAGACCAACCTTCCCATAACGGCTTGTTCCCTGGACCTTGA